The Eubalaena glacialis isolate mEubGla1 chromosome 5, mEubGla1.1.hap2.+ XY, whole genome shotgun sequence genomic sequence AGGTTTATACCATGCTGAAGTTAATAAGGGACATAAACGCCTTGACCAGAACAGCTTCTTGGGAAATGGGTGCCAGAAGCAAAGATTTTGCATTCATCACTCTGTTTGGGAAAGGGGACTGGTGCTTCACTTTTTTGGAAGCcgttaaaaaaagaagtcttgtTATGAGCACTATTTACAGAATCGTtgagcaaataaacaaatgaattgtGGTACATGGCTGAATACACTTGGATTTGGGAAGACAAGATGGTCAAGTGGGAAAAACCAGACCTGACTCCAAGTCGGAATAAACTTGAGCCCGAATTTCAGCATTTACATGTTCTGTGACCTTAAGCCTTTCTCAGTCCTGGTTTTCATGTCTATAAAGTGGAGATAACAGTCCCTGCACCATAAAGAGGTTGTAAGTAGTAAATGAGCACATATATGTTAAGGTAGTATCCCAGCACCTAGGCGTTCAATCagtggttgttttttttctttctcctctgctgCAGAGGTTGTGGCCCTAGCCAAAGGGATGCTGTCTTGACTGTGTCCTGCCTCTGTGTCCAGGTGCAGGTCAGAGAGGCTGTATTGGAGCAGCCCTATAAAAGTTTGCATAGATGCAAAGGGGAAACAAAGCAAAGAACCTGAATTATATAAATCAGTCCTAGTATTTACTAGCCATTTTTGAAGTCTGTTctaaggaggaagaagagagatacATTGTCTATAAATACACTTATTTAATGTATACCAAGGAAACTTATTATAGCATAGAATCCCAGACCCTAGAAGTGACCTTAGAAATCATCTTGCACAACTTTCTcatcacagataagaaaattgatgCTGACAAATAACTTCCCAGAGAGTCCAGAAGTTAGCTATTTTCTGAGCTGTTCCCAGAACCTTTATCTCCAGAATCCAGCTAAGCACCCCTTCCTCTATGCCATTATGGTCGGGCCACTTTGAGagtctcaccctcacacccatgTACACAGCTACATACACCCAACGCTTAGTGTACAGTTTTGGGAAGTTTATGGGACAGTCACAAAGTTAAGAACCCCTGTGTTAAGTTATGCTGGCATAAATGAGTGGCGTAAATGAGAGCTGCAGGGAGTGCTGAGAGACAGGCAGCTGAGCAAGCCCACAGGAGGAATGCAGCCTGCCCGGAGAAGACAGCTGAGCTAAGAACAAAGATAATAACAGTTacctgccaggccctgtgctaagtcaTTTCCATGCATGATCTCATGTGACTCTTACTATGCCACCTTGGGGGAGGTATCATTCTTACCATTTTATCAGTGAGGGAGCCAAAGCTTAGTAAGATGAATAACTTGTTCTCGGTCACAGTGAGCGGGGCAGAGGCTAAGTTTTCAGGAACACAAATCTGTCCTGTcacttctttatttaaaagaattttaatggcTTTCCAGCTCACTTAGAATAAAAGCTAAAGTTCTTATAATGGTCTGCAAGGCCCTAGAACGTCTAACTCTTGCTAATGCTCTGATGTCATCTTCTTGTATTATCTCTCCACGCTCCCgtctcccttcccccccccccccaaactaTTTCTGCCTCTCTGGCTGCTTGCTGTGTCTGGAACATTCCAGGTAAGCTCTACTTCAGGACCTTGGCTCTagctatttcctctgcctggacttTCCCCAGATGAGTCATCCTCTCATCCTTTTAGGTCTTTACTTTCTTACTGAGGTCTTTCCTGATAACTCTATTCAACATTAGAACCTTTCAACACGCTATTCctcttccttgctttatttttctctgttgcaCTTATCGCCATCCTATAGATTATACTCTTACTTAGTTATATTGCAGCTATCTTCTTCCATTAGTGTCTGAGCTCTACCATTGATAACCATCATAGTAGTAATTGATGCGGGCAAGAATCTTCGATGGGTGAAGGTTTGATGAGGAACAGGGTATTTACATCTCTCTAAAAAGTCCTTATCCATTATAAAGGGGAAAATAGCAACTTTGTGGTGGAGAATCTTGACAGATGCTATCTTAACCAAGgaatcaaagttaacatcacggATAATGAGACAAATTGATGTCACGTGCTTCCTGATGTGATGCAAAGCAAACATAGCATCGCTTCTGTGGAGTTTCTGCCAAAAGTGTGTAACCTAAGTCTAATCATAAGGAAACATTTGACAAGCCAAACTGAGGGAtagtctacaaaataactgatctgtattcattaaaaaaaaaaaaaaagacaaagactgagaaACTCTTCCATATTGTAGAAGACTAAAGAGGCATGACAACTGAATACAATGTTTGCTTCTagattgattttcttttcatctaaAGAAAATTATTGGGATAATTGGTGAAGCTTAAATAATATCCATAGATTACCTAATAGTactgtatcaatgttaaattcctggttttgataattgCACTGTGGTaatgtaagagaatgtccttgtttttcagaaatacacactgaaatagAGATAACAGGGTATCATGTTTAGAACTTGctctcaaatgattcagaaaaaaatagaatagatacatagatagatagaggaaggagaaaaagtaaagcaaatgtggcaaatttttaatatttggggAATCTGGGTGAAGCATATTCAGGAAGTCTTTGTACCATTTTTGCAACTTTAAGTCTgaaattatgttaaataaaaatctcaaaaaaaaaaaagaatgtaagctccatgaagacagcGATTTTGATTTCCTTTATTCACTGATGTGTCTTTAACACCTGTAATAGTACTTTGCATGTTCTATGTACTCAATAAATCCCTGTTGAATGAGTGAACTTCAGCTTACGACCTAACTACGTTCTAGACGCTCAATAATCccttttgaatgaatgaacactggTGTATGAGTTACCAGTGAGGTAACTGTCTCACCAATGTGCCAGCTCTGAGGGGAGCTATCACACACCCTTTTTTTACCCAAGGCTTTCTAAGCAACTGTCACCCACCCTGCAGGGTCCTCTGTCTGACTCTGAGTAAAGCCAGGAGAGATTAAGGACTCTGTGCTGACCTCCATCCCTCACCTGCTCACCGCCAGCAATTTTTTCAGAGACATATCTATTGGAtcaataaaagattttattatgaatatattCCAAAGGATAGATAGCCACATGGTCTCTGtaaatcacttaaaaaatttaGGTTGGTAGTGGAGAAAAGACTAGGGTCAAGTCATGATGGTGAGGAAGGCAATCATGGAGATCCAGTCAGACTGAAGAAAGGCCCTCGGGCTGTCCTGTCTGGGTTACTATTTCACAGTGGATGTGGGTGACTCACCGGGATGCCGTATCGGGTCCGATACATGGTCCTCATGGCGACACTTGCTCCACACAGGCAGCATTCGTTCATGTCAGAGGCAATCTGACATGAAAGGCACAGGGGAAAGAAAGTcccacagaggcctgagggcagGGTGAAATCACACAGAGGAATCAGTCAGGGTCATCGTGAGTTTGACTTAATCACACCGCTTTCAAAAAGATGCTCACTCAGGAAATGGCCTTAATGGACATTCAGAGAAAACACTGGGGTCCCCTGGCTCTTTATGTCTTGCTTCTGGACCCTACACTCCTGGAGGTGGGGAAAATTGACTTGTCATATGCCAGGTCAGATTTAATTGCAAAATCTCCTGCCTTGCCGATCTGAGCACATCCAAATTATTTCTTCCCTACCCTTGTTTACATTTGGATCATCCTTGAATAGGAAGTTTGTGGTGTCAGGAGGTCTGAGAAACCCTCTGAAAACTGTGGGAGGGTGTTTAGGGTCAGAAAACATTGAGTGAAGAAATAattggaaaaatgagaaaagcagtAGGAAACAGATTCTAGATGGTTGTTCTGGCAAAGAATAGAGGCCTATTATTGTTATGAGGATTGAAGCAAGTAAAAGTTAAGGGGTATTGGCATCAAAAGCTTAAAAAGCATACTGAAATTTCACTTTAATGAGTCTGTATAAGACAAAAAAGGGCCTAAGAAAATAGCAACAAACAGGAAACTGTTCGCAAACATGCTGAGTACAAGTCTATTTTGAAAAGTTCTAAGGTAGAGTTTTGATATGGCTGTACCCTACATGAGATAAGAAAGGTCTTGTTTTTTGATTGATGGCGTTAAGCAAAAGGCTATCTCCACTGAACTTGGAACTTccatcatatacaaaaaaaagagGCTGTTTTTCAAGACAGTGGAAAGACCAGCCACACAGAGAATGTCTGCAACTCTTTCGGCAATAGACTCTGAAACAAGGAAATTGTCTTACACAAAAGTGTGTTGGGTAGTGTGAAGGAATTAAACGTCAGGAAAGCTAAAAACCTGAAAGCTTCCTGAAATGGAACAGCCACAAGAGTCACAAGAATACTGAAAACCAGAAACACAGACTCACCACTGTAGGGAAAGGAAGAGGTAGAGAGAAGACTGGAGAAACACATCAAGAACACAGGGATACTAAAGaggtgaaaaatataaaaaaaggtgATTGATCTGGACAAGAATCACAAACTCAAGCCCAGGCAAGtaaaaatgaatgagtaaaataGTTGGAAAAAACTCACAAAATAGCCAATAGTGGATGGTGGACATAAATATGGCAAACTGTAGAGTGATGGTCCCTTTGAATCGGTTTAGCTAATACTTGGTAGCAACTGACTTCTGCCAGTTGAGAATGAGGAATCCTCTTTTcagattttccaaatttttaagagaagctggaaatctaGATTGGAAAGTTAGATTTTTATGTGGGTTCTGATTTTTATATGGTTcctactattttaaaattaatacagcAAGAGGGGTCATTATATACAGGGCAAACAAAACACATCCTGTGGCAAAATCTGCCCAGTGGTTCCACCTTGTGACCTCTGAGTTCTAGAATAAAACATGGATCCCTTGAGAGGATAAGCAAACAATTTTTGTTATGTCAGCAACTGCACGACTGTAGCCCAGGAGAAAGCAACAACGATGTACACTTACAAATCCCCATGTCATCACAGAAGTCAAACACGCCGGTTTGCCAGTCACTAACCGTCACACCTCCTGCGCCACGTGTTGGCTGCAAAACAACTGGATTCATTTTTAAGACTAAGTTCAAAAAGGTACTGCctgtgaaaacaaaaccaaaacagtatTCAACACCTAACTGTATTGGATATAATGTAGATACCAATTCAGAAGACATTTCATTGCACCCCTCCTGCTTAGGGTCAGTCACATTCAGCTAACTTAGCATGACATTTCCAGACTATTGCCaatatttgagaattaaaaacataaaggaaagaaaaacaacataaaGGAGAGGGGATGAGGATTCCATTCTCAGGTTGCctggttgtgtgttttgtttttttcctttttctcctttcaccTCTCTCTTTTCATCAGCAATTTTCAAGACAACCATCCTGAACAATGTCTATTTTGCATTTGAAGTGTTTCTATTTAATAGTAATTATAATCAATTTTTACAAAGCTATCCCATTAGCTTTGTAACTAAGACATTATCTTAGTTGCTCTGTAAGAGAACTCTGTGAGATAAAGTTCTTTACTTCtgcataaaattattattaacacAGATGCTTCTAGCTAATGTCAGCATTAACTGCTTAATTATTAGTGGTGTCCTGATAACTAAAGTTTACTTGGAAAAAGATTAATTTCCCTTTGTGAAGGTATCTCTGAAAAAAGAGGCTTCAAGTCCCACAGAAAAACCCAGTGGTTGCAAAACCAGTAGGAAGTAAGTGCCCCTCAAACAAAGTGGTGCCTATACTTCTCATATTTCATCCAGCGATCAAGTTCAGTCTTGTGAGCTGCTACCCCGTCAGAACTCTCAAGAGGGAAAATGTCTTCACTAAAATGATTTCACTAATGACTTCACTAAAATGATTCACTAAAATGATTTCACTAATGACTAATGTTAAAAATTTCTCCTTTCTTATTTTGAATCTAACCATAATGCTGTGCTCCGTAGTCTTGGTCCCTGGTCACTTTCAACACTTCCCTTGACTAGTTACAGGGCATCCCCCCACCCCTATTATCTCTCTGCTTTTGCTCCTTCAATATTCCTCCACTATGTTGTCAGGAAAGGCCCCAGTCAAAGGTTCTACCACAAGGCTTCCCAATCCCTAGTGCttggttaaaaatacagatacttgattctgattcagcagcCTGGGGTGGACCCTGGGTGTGTACAAATTTTAagaggtgattctgatacagccAGTTCTGGAGACCACTGTGTATATGTCATATCACTCTTCCTCAGTCCTTCCTAATCAGTCTTCTAAGCTCTTCAC encodes the following:
- the LOC133092728 gene encoding placenta-specific gene 8 protein-like, which encodes MNPVVLQPTRGAGGVTVSDWQTGVFDFCDDMGICLCGTFFPLCLSCQIASDMNECCLCGASVAMRTMYRTRYGIPGSICNDFLWLACFPLCTLCQLKRDIEKRKAMNAL